The Peribacillus simplex genome contains a region encoding:
- a CDS encoding MOSC domain-containing protein, with amino-acid sequence MNDEKIGSASGVVIAVSKSDKHTFSKENCTSIKLLKGLGVEGDAHLGKTVKHRSRVAENPNQPNLRQVHLIHSELLDELKDRFHVTAGQMGENITTKGIDLLGLPRDSLLYIGETAVIKVTGLRNPCAQIDQFKSGLMNAVLDRDKDGNLIRKSGIMSIVLESGEVHPGDVVRIQLPPLPHTPLERV; translated from the coding sequence ATGAATGACGAAAAAATCGGCTCGGCCAGTGGAGTAGTAATAGCTGTAAGTAAAAGTGATAAACACACATTCAGTAAGGAAAATTGCACTAGTATAAAACTGTTGAAAGGTTTGGGCGTTGAAGGAGATGCCCATTTAGGTAAAACCGTTAAGCATCGTTCACGTGTGGCGGAAAACCCAAATCAACCTAACTTGCGGCAAGTTCACCTAATCCACTCAGAATTATTGGATGAATTGAAAGATAGGTTTCATGTTACAGCTGGACAAATGGGTGAAAATATCACCACAAAAGGTATCGATCTGCTTGGATTACCGAGGGATTCGTTACTGTATATTGGGGAAACAGCGGTTATTAAAGTAACAGGCTTACGAAATCCATGTGCCCAAATCGATCAATTTAAATCAGGACTGATGAACGCTGTTTTAGACCGGGATAAGGATGGGAACTTGATACGTAAATCAGGAATAATGAGCATAGTTTTGGAAAGTGGGGAGGTTCACCCCGGGGACGTGGTTAGAATTCAATTACCTCCTTTGCCTCATACACCTCTTGAAAGGGTATGA
- a CDS encoding VanW family protein, translated as MRLTWIAGILLFVQQVNIPESLSVTQHGQTIATVNRADVTMPSLNVPMMDLDKYNRFIEKLDRQVYQKPVNATIDKYGNILPGRLGYKLYHQAFNEQFYSYLYSSKAYKVEVPLLAVYPKVDIELLAQIRVKKIGEYRTYFNEKNKNRSNNILLATKAINNYVVFPGETFSFNQAVGRRTGDKGYMPARVIVEGEFSEGIGGGICQVSSTLFNAIDNAGLQTVQRYSHSRNVPYVPSGRDATVSWDGPDFSFKNKYNQPILIRAATYGGIVSIAVYSSDMINYETRKVPNASKHISKEISV; from the coding sequence ATGAGATTAACATGGATTGCCGGAATTTTACTATTCGTTCAACAAGTGAATATCCCTGAAAGCTTATCGGTAACTCAACATGGGCAAACCATTGCCACTGTCAACCGTGCTGATGTTACTATGCCCTCACTAAATGTTCCTATGATGGACTTGGATAAATACAATCGGTTTATCGAAAAATTAGACCGCCAAGTGTACCAAAAACCTGTAAATGCCACCATCGATAAATATGGTAATATTCTACCTGGGCGGTTAGGTTATAAGCTTTACCATCAGGCGTTTAATGAGCAATTTTATTCCTATTTGTATAGTAGTAAAGCATACAAAGTGGAAGTGCCTTTGCTTGCCGTTTATCCAAAAGTTGACATCGAATTGCTTGCTCAGATTCGTGTGAAAAAAATAGGTGAATATAGAACCTATTTTAATGAGAAAAATAAAAATCGTTCTAATAATATCTTGCTTGCTACAAAAGCCATTAATAATTATGTCGTATTTCCAGGAGAGACGTTTTCTTTTAACCAAGCCGTTGGCAGGAGGACGGGAGACAAAGGATATATGCCCGCTCGGGTCATAGTCGAAGGAGAGTTTTCTGAAGGAATCGGTGGAGGGATCTGTCAGGTGTCATCCACCCTGTTTAACGCTATCGACAATGCAGGATTGCAAACTGTTCAACGCTATTCCCATTCTAGGAACGTTCCTTATGTTCCATCCGGTCGGGATGCTACAGTAAGCTGGGATGGTCCTGATTTTAGCTTTAAAAACAAGTACAACCAACCTATCCTAATCCGAGCTGCAACATATGGAGGAATTGTGAGCATCGCGGTTTATTCTTCGGATATGATTAATTATGAGACCAGAAAAGTTCCCAACGCTTCAAAACACATATCAAAAGAAATTTCGGTGTGA
- a CDS encoding HAD hydrolase-like protein produces MSQSLIFDMDGTLFQTDKILEISLQETFDHLRNLSLWEQKTPIEKYRKIMGVPLPVVWETLLPEHSSEIRKQANELFHEKLITNINVGNGALYPYVKEVFGQLKDNDCAIYIASNGQIEYLNAIVKYYQLDNWVTETFSIQQIQSQNKSDLVHTIVNKYNVEKGAVIGDRLSDIKAAKDNSLVAIGCNFDFAQENELAQADIIINSLAELKSVLEKLNEQKQWRK; encoded by the coding sequence ATGTCACAATCATTGATTTTTGATATGGATGGTACATTATTTCAAACAGATAAAATTTTAGAAATATCCCTTCAAGAAACATTTGATCATTTGAGAAATTTGAGTTTGTGGGAGCAAAAAACGCCTATAGAAAAATATCGAAAAATTATGGGAGTACCTTTACCAGTTGTATGGGAAACCTTATTACCTGAACATTCGAGCGAAATCAGAAAACAAGCAAATGAATTATTCCACGAGAAATTGATTACTAATATTAATGTAGGTAATGGTGCTTTATATCCGTATGTAAAGGAAGTTTTCGGCCAGTTAAAAGATAATGATTGTGCAATATACATAGCAAGCAATGGGCAAATAGAATATTTAAATGCAATCGTAAAGTATTATCAATTAGATAATTGGGTTACGGAAACATTTAGTATACAACAAATACAATCTCAAAATAAGTCAGATTTAGTACATACAATAGTGAACAAATATAATGTTGAAAAAGGTGCTGTAATAGGTGATCGCTTATCGGATATTAAAGCAGCAAAAGATAATAGTTTAGTAGCCATAGGGTGTAATTTTGATTTTGCTCAAGAAAATGAGCTTGCGCAAGCAGATATCATCATTAACAGCTTAGCTGAATTGAAATCAGTTTTAGAAAAATTAAATGAACAAAAGCAATGGAGGAAATAA
- a CDS encoding undecaprenyl-diphosphatase, giving the protein MALSEMNSKLFRMINNLGKQYTDLNPLFVFIAEYMIFFLVLAILLFLFSRRNKNRIMVICAFITLAISELLAKIAGQFHSNNQPFAELPNVNRLVEKAVNNSFPSDHTIIFFSFCITFWLFKRGWGILWVILAVTVGISRIWVGVHYPADVLVGAIISIVSATIVYKMVLKLSLTKKFLGNQGEQSILSALSKQKKGKSKDF; this is encoded by the coding sequence ATGGCTTTGTCCGAAATGAATAGTAAATTGTTTAGAATGATTAATAATCTAGGTAAACAATACACGGATTTAAATCCTTTATTTGTATTCATCGCGGAATACATGATTTTTTTCTTAGTATTGGCAATCCTGCTGTTTTTGTTTTCTCGAAGAAATAAAAATAGAATCATGGTAATCTGTGCATTTATTACATTAGCTATCTCGGAACTATTGGCAAAAATAGCGGGGCAATTCCACTCGAATAATCAACCATTTGCTGAGTTGCCCAACGTTAATAGGTTAGTTGAAAAAGCAGTCAATAATTCCTTTCCAAGCGACCATACGATCATATTCTTTTCCTTTTGTATAACCTTCTGGTTGTTCAAAAGGGGGTGGGGGATTTTATGGGTAATTTTGGCTGTCACTGTAGGTATTTCGCGAATTTGGGTAGGTGTCCATTATCCAGCAGATGTTCTTGTCGGAGCCATCATCAGTATCGTTTCAGCCACGATCGTTTACAAAATGGTTCTTAAGTTAAGTTTGACCAAGAAATTTTTGGGGAATCAAGGCGAACAATCCATTCTATCTGCCCTATCCAAACAAAAGAAAGGTAAGTCAAAGGACTTTTAA
- a CDS encoding DUF4272 domain-containing protein translates to MRSSKHRKKRSEKILKTLKVPINKHLPLTENEEEVSLRTKEEIINRIISLAIVSAKALEAPPEKIEEFIERYNANELFTEEEKKFLMKKHLNQNELIQYSWKLECIWLLLWSVNLISDIEAPADTCNAEYVFETVFLHSKQELFDKSSIKPTSDILDSHDFIYRAHWAVREAQINHLEVPSSLNEGVVYERHYTLNWLVNYMDQEWEEISTDT, encoded by the coding sequence ATGAGAAGTTCGAAACATAGAAAAAAAAGATCCGAAAAAATATTAAAGACCCTAAAGGTACCAATAAATAAACATTTGCCCTTAACGGAAAATGAAGAAGAAGTTTCGCTTAGAACAAAAGAAGAGATCATTAACAGAATTATTTCATTAGCGATAGTCTCAGCGAAAGCTTTGGAGGCTCCGCCAGAAAAAATTGAGGAGTTTATTGAAAGATATAATGCTAATGAATTATTCACAGAAGAAGAAAAAAAGTTTTTAATGAAAAAACATCTGAACCAGAACGAGCTGATCCAGTACTCTTGGAAGTTGGAATGTATTTGGCTCCTGCTTTGGTCTGTAAATCTAATATCCGATATAGAGGCTCCAGCCGATACATGTAATGCTGAATATGTTTTTGAGACGGTTTTTCTTCATTCTAAACAAGAGTTGTTTGATAAATCCTCTATAAAACCAACCAGTGATATATTGGATAGCCATGATTTTATTTATAGAGCACATTGGGCGGTAAGGGAAGCCCAAATAAATCATTTGGAAGTTCCATCATCTCTAAATGAAGGCGTTGTATATGAAAGACACTACACTCTTAATTGGCTAGTAAATTATATGGATCAAGAATGGGAAGAAATAAGTACAGATACATAA
- a CDS encoding CPCC family cysteine-rich protein, with the protein MKYTCPCCGYKTLDEEPTDTYTICKICFWEDDGVQFRDPDYEGGANEVSLWQAQKNFVKFGACEEGCIAFVRKPNKKDIKDPNWKPFI; encoded by the coding sequence ATGAAATATACTTGTCCTTGCTGTGGATATAAAACATTAGATGAAGAACCGACCGATACATATACAATTTGCAAAATATGCTTTTGGGAAGATGACGGTGTTCAATTTCGAGACCCTGATTATGAAGGCGGGGCAAATGAAGTTTCATTATGGCAAGCACAAAAAAACTTTGTTAAGTTTGGGGCATGTGAAGAAGGATGTATTGCTTTTGTAAGGAAGCCAAATAAGAAAGATATAAAAGACCCTAATTGGAAACCGTTTATTTAG
- a CDS encoding DUF6157 family protein yields the protein MSYKNTLITISEDSKVTSAKVPVIKNDKPTIAYIEHDLINNNPYKFTQDDVQFKTYLIRNQIEEENAAELREQFFSKSKACFRTSPLVKNYGWGIHYNNHGKIAIYDAKSEMYNQLLNQVDITKLKGMRSKRK from the coding sequence ATGAGTTATAAGAACACACTTATTACCATTTCAGAGGATTCAAAAGTTACTTCAGCAAAGGTACCTGTCATCAAAAATGATAAACCCACAATTGCTTATATTGAGCATGATTTAATTAATAATAACCCATATAAATTTACACAAGACGACGTGCAATTCAAAACATACTTAATCAGGAATCAAATAGAAGAGGAAAATGCAGCTGAACTTCGAGAACAGTTCTTTTCAAAATCCAAGGCTTGCTTCAGAACTTCTCCGTTAGTAAAAAATTATGGTTGGGGAATTCATTATAATAATCATGGTAAAATCGCCATATATGATGCTAAGAGTGAAATGTATAACCAATTGCTGAATCAAGTCGACATTACAAAACTCAAAGGTATGCGTTCCAAAAGAAAATAA